The Syngnathus scovelli strain Florida chromosome 11, RoL_Ssco_1.2, whole genome shotgun sequence region TGGGTTAATGTATTTCACAATataattatcattattgttGTATTTTTCAGTGGTGTCGAAATACACTGCATCATTTTGGGACTTACTATTTTGCCTTTTAACCAGTAGATGCGGTTATAGTGCAAACTACAACCATATCTATTGAtagtattttaaaaataacatacatttatttttatatcggAATTGGTTTCTGTGGTCTGAAATAATTGCCAGTAATTCCTGGATGTTAGCATTGTCCTAAATATGTCATAGGTAACAGCATTCATTTCCTTCCCAATTCATATATTTGTTTTGGAGTTATGACACGTTTCATACTTTTGATATGAATAAGACATATCTGTATGGAATTCCCACCACTTTCCAGGTCGTTCAAACTCTAAAATGATGTTCCTGCGCAATCGTATGGTGATcctgggcatggtgttgttggcCACCTTATTACTGTACCTGCTACTGCCCTCCATACGTCAAGGCAACATGGAGCCATCCCTCAACGCACAAAGATTCGGGCTCTTGGCCACATCCCCACCGCCACTTCCCAACGTCAACGTGTCGGTTCGCACAGGACATCTGCCTGGTGACCCGCCACTCTTTTTCCGTGAAGCTTTGCCCATCGACGGAGCTGGACGACAGATACTGCCCAGGTGAGCTCACGATTGCACAGCTGACTAACATCTAGCAACGGTTCTTTAAATCATCTAAACTTGAATTATTAAAGTCTAGTGGAGTCCCAGATGATAGATACAGTGTCATGTCTGATTGCAGGTTACAAGTGGTACTTTTGCATGGCCAGGCCTTCACATCAAAAACATGGGAAGAACTTGGTACCATGGCCCTTCTTGCTACTAATGGATATCAGGCTTTAGCCATGGACCTGCCAGGTACAGAAATAATTAGGGATGTTTGATACCACTTTTTTCTGACTGAAACCAGTACAAGCACTCCATTCTTGAGTAGTCACCGAAACTAAGTACAGATCCCTCTCAAGATGCATAACATCTTCCCTCAAAACTGTCAAAATTTTAAAGACCTGCACATCCCAATATAGATACTAATTTTCCTTAAGATGATAAaacttgaaataaaaaataatggcaTACTTCTTTTCTATTTTCTAATTTTTAGTAACTAGTCGGGTAAAAGGTTGCATGTACTTTGAAATAAGGCTGGCTTGCTCAACCCTAGTAATAATACAATAGTCAAGTGTTGAGATAATTGTTCTGTCCACGCTGAATTCAGTTGAGTTGTTACTGACACCACACATTCCCGTAAAACAGCATTgcagcagttttttttaatatgtgtaATTGTCACTATTATTGTACAGTCATACCCGAGCAGTAACGTAACAGTGGTATGACTATAAATATATTGGCTCAGCAATTTGCagtgcgccctcttgtggttcaAAATAAGACGACAATGCTCACACTCAATTTCACTTATAAGTCCTACCTGTATGTCTGTAATCTTTCTTTAATACCTTTTTGTCAGGGTATGGCAAGTCGCCCGACTCTGAGACCCTCAAGACCGATCAAAGTCGAGTAGACCTGCTCTCCAGGTTCATGGAATCACTGGGTGTGAGGGCGGCGGTGCTTGTGAGTCCTTCCATGAGCGGCCATTACTCCATCCCATTCCTCATGAAGAACAGCGGACAGCTGCGAGGCTTTGTTCCCATAGCGCCTGTCGGTACTCGAAGTTACACGCCACAACAGTATCAGAATATCCAGGTGAGCAACACAATAATCTAATGGGATCTCATTCGATATTCTGCCGTAATATGGATAATAATTTTTGACATATTTTGACTTTGTAATGTACTCTCCAGACACCTACCCTGATTGTGTTCGGGGCCCTTGACACTAATCTGGGCGCCCAGTCTCATAAAAACCTTGCCCAACTTCCTCATCACACTGTGCTCAAACTGGATGAAGCTCGCCACGCGTGCTACATGGACAAACCGAGAGAATTTCACCAAGGGCTGATCGAATTTCTCGGAAATTTGAAGTGAGATGTGCTGCAGCAAAGATGGACGGGAAAACATGAGGAGGTAATTGACTTGGCCTGGCATGAGCTTGCTTTGGCAAAATAGGATTACAAAAAAGACGTTATTGTTGCAAGAGGAAGAAGCTATATGATGTGGATAAAACAgaagcaaagaaagctcagattTCTGactatatataatttattcattttcatcATGAAACAATTTGTGCAATAAGCCCCCACTTGTACAGTTGCGTGACATTTCTCTTTGcatgccccaaaaaaatctaaaaggATTGAGTTTGCATCAGTGTTGCCATTTTTGTAGGTGACATGAGAAATTACTGCTGTAAATTGTGCAAAATGTAGCCGGGGCAAATGCATGTGCTCTGGGAAAAGCTAGTGATCACTCTTCATTTTAGACATTCCAGATGTGTGCAAAtgtaaaacaaagcaaaacaaatgctCTCGACAATGGAAAATGCAAGGAAGTTCATGTTGAAAAACATGTTTctgataataaaataaaatttaatataCAGTATTTGCAGCCAGTGTGGACAGTTATTTTTAGGATACCTAAATCAGTTGCTTTTTAAGTTACACTTTCATGAACTTAGAAACTCCGGTATTCTTTTTTAGGCATGTTATTGAGCATTACAGTATAATGAAATAGTTTTACGACGGGTGCCGAGCTTGCAGAAAACACATTTTATGTTTCTTCACCAGTAGCATAGGAAATAAAATTAATTGCTTTCAGAGATGCAGAGGGCAACATTTATGACCCTGGATTCACAGGACCTAAAATGTGTGACAATGCAGCGGATATACAAGTTTTGGTTGTTAcaaacatgccccccccccccccccccaaaaaaaaaaataagacttgTTACAAAACTAGTTTTGTGTTATGCAAGTTATACTAAAGACTCTCAGTGTTCGGTACATCAGAACTATGTATTACGTAAAACGTTTGCAGGATTTTGggatatttcaaaataaaagcacataTATAAGACCGTGAGACACATTGTGCACAGTTCAAACATTAACAGTCCATTATTTTTATGGGCGGCGGGGTGCTAATTAATTCAAAATATCTTACACataaatgtttttcaaaattAATCTTTGATCGCAAGACGTCTGACTAGCTTTTAATCAAtcaagcttttattttgaaatgtgttttccGACTACCTTTACCGTACAGCTGAAATAAAAGGTGAAGCAAATCTAGATGCGTGCTCGTGTCTTAACACGTCTATTTCCTGGAAAGGCGCCCGGGTAGTCAATTAACAAGTGAGACAGTCTGGTATGTACTTATATTTACTTGCAAACAACATAAAACAATCGGGATGTCAATTTAAAGTTGTCGCTCTTCAGTTTGTCAAATACACTGCTAGCAGATTTAGCTCGAACCAACCGGCCCGTTACCTTCCACGTTGTTCGTCTGTGTTATCAGAAGACGTCAACATGCTACCTGACAAAGACGGACCAGGGGTAGCAGGTAGACAAATATGTCCCGAGGGCGAAGAACCTTCTGTTAGTCTCTTCAGAGAGTACCTCCGCCTCAGGACGGTCCACCCAGAACCAGACTATGGTGAGTTTTCAACTTGTTTTAGTTGACATGGAGGAAATGTCAAACAGCTGGCGCAAAAGGTTTGTGCGCCCCTCAGTGGAAATGAACAAATTGTCAATATTGGCGTTCACTGTACCTTTGAATGTAGATTTTTGTCTTTAAATAAATTGTTCTTCTCATAGATAGTGCGCTGagatttcttgatcgaattgcagGGGAACTCGGATTGCCCATTAAGAAGATAGAGGTGAGATTTTGTGATCTTTCTCAAGTTTGCGATACTTAATGACAGCTAAAGTTCATATAGAATCTACCAATTAAATTATTTGTAATTTCCCCCTCGATTGTCAATCAATTCCTTCGAATAAATGTTTTGAGCAGACTTTGTTTCTATTTGCAGGTTTGTCCAGGCAAAGTTGTGTCCATCTTGACCTGGCAAGGGACAAACCCCAACTTGAAATCAATTTTATTGAATTCCCACACAGATGTCGTTCCGGTTTTCCAGGTCAAGCGCTTTAGAAAATCTATTTGAAAGCTCATGAGTGTTTCTAGACATATTCACATAGCGATTTGTCGTTCTCTTCTCTAGGAGCATTGGAAATACGATGCTTTCAGTGCTTtcaaagatgcagacggcaacATTTACGGCCGCGGCTCGCAGGACATGAAATGTGTGTCAATTCAGTGGGTATAAAAACAAATTCTGGACAACACTTCCTACACATGACAGAGAAATCATATTCTTCTTCTAGTTCTTGTCAACCATTTTGCAGACTTCCCGTTTGCATCTGCGCAGGTACATTCAGGCTGTGAGACAGCTGAAGGCGGAGGGGCAGAAATTTGTGCGGACTGTGCACTTAATGTTTGTTCCTGGTAAGTATTCTACTTTTATTGGATTTCATTTCTTAGATCTCCTTTCCTATTTtgatgtgtatttatttttgtcatgcAGATGAAGAAGTTGGTGGTGAGAAAGGCATGGAAACATTTGTGAAGCATCCCGAGTTCCAGAAATTAAACATCGGCTTTGCCCTAGATGAAGGTAAATGGATAACACGGCAAGTTAACACCAACCCCAAGCTTCAGCCCTCTGAGAGTGCTcagttacttgtttgaaaataacGAGGTTAATGTGTCACCACGGTGCTGAATTTCATCATGGCGCCACGTGCTGCCGTATTTCTCCTGGATGACCTTTCATCTTGATGCATGCTTTTATCTACCCGAGTTGCACATTTTGAATTTGATCCCAGTGAGATGTTACTGATTGAGATGCTTATGTATAAAGAAAATGTATATTAAGCAACTCACTGTGACCCCAATTTGTATTTTTAACACTATAAAAATACTTGATTAAACAACTGTATGAAATTTGTATTGTAGGAGACAATTAAAACACGCCTTAAGATGCCTAACCAATTTCAATTTCCCGCGAAGCTGAATGCATTTGTCACACGACGATTTAAATTGAAGTGACGTAATAATCGTTAAATCAAATGGTTGTCACTTTTAGCGGTGGCCTCCCACTCGTTTCCATTATCTCGCTGTTATCGCTATCCACAGACTTTATTGTAAGCTAATTTGAAAATATGATGTCATTAGATGAGCAGTTCTGATACCCAAAGGAAGTGCTTGGTTCAGTTATGTTGGTTCTTTAGTAGATGCTGCTTTAGTATAGTTTCTACTCCATATCTGCTCTGTAGGTCTGGCCAACCCCGGTAATGCTTTCACCGTCTTTTATGGAGAAAGGAATCCCTGGTGTGAGTACAAAATTCAACCttacaataaaaaatgaatagttTTAAGGTGCCCAAGTTAAATCAAAACAGTGCGTCATCCTCTTTCCAGGGATTACCATCCACTGTCCTGGTAATCCCGGTCACGGTTCGAGGTTTGTGGAAAACACGGCGGCCGAGAAGCTTGTGAGTGTCTTGAATTTTGTATTGACGTTTCTTGAAACAGACGTGCACAATGTTGACTATTTGTATCTCTTTTACAGCGCTGCATCATCAACTCTTTCCTGGCTttcagagagaaagagaaacacAGGCAAGagtagatgatttttttttttttttttgtgtgattatTCCTATTCTTGTTATAAATCTTGAAGCAGCGGTTATTTGAATACAAATAGTGAAGCAACACATAGGCAATATTCCAATACAAAGTGAAACACTTCTTTGTGTGTCTCTATGCCTGTAttgtactgccccctggtggtagACACTACTGTATTTGAATtgtccaaaatgttttttttttttttttttttaagcgtatCATCTCTCATCACTTCCAGGCTAAACACCAGCCAGTGTTTCACGCTCGGTGATGTCACCACAGTTAATATGACCATGGTGAAAGGGGGTGTGGCCTATAATGTCATTCCAGCTGAAATGGATGTCAGCTTTGACCTGAGAATTCCACCAACAGTAAATCTACaggtaaatgtttttttcatatGCTGGTAGAGGTCTGTGATTGTAACatggtaatttttttaaatcacatcagGAGTTTGAGAAAGTGATCCAGGGCTGGTGTAAAGAAGCAGGCGATGGTATCACGTATGACTTTGCTCAGGTAAGCCCTCAGATTCATTACTGCTGTggctgctgctggatgacagcTCAATTGACTGCCGTTGTTTTGTGCAGAAACACATGGACCAGAACATTACGTCCACACATGAAAGTGACCCCTGGTGGAGTGCTTTTAGTCAAGCCTGCAAAGAAATGTGAGTTTCatgttcaccccccccccctgactCACCTTTTTTACACACACAATTTATATTACTGTAAATTACTCATGTTAATTTCCCGCAAGATCAGCACATTTAAAGGTGCACCACAGGAATCTAATTACTTAAGGCTCCCCATTGTGTAAGACCTTTTATCTTGTCATTAATTCTGGAAATCACACACAGAAATTCATATATTTCACCCTCATTTGTCTGGATTAGGTGGCAATGTATTTAGGCAACCTCATAACAAGAAAAATGCGCTCGGTAAAGTTTGACCCAAGGCATGATGTGTTGAAAATGGCACGCTGCAGGGATTGGACTCTTCAGAAGGAGATATTTCCCGCTGCTACAGACAGCCGCTTTATCCGAGCTGTGAGTATTTAGTCACCCTCTCCCTTTGACTGTtctttatcattttatttttttgctgatcCCTTTTATGTCTTTAAGGTCGGGATTCCTGCCATTGGCTTCTCCCCAATGAACCACACGCCCATCCTGCTGCACGACCACAACGAATTCCTGAACGAACGCGTCTTCCTGAAAGGTATCGACGTGTACAAAAAGCTCATCCCAGCTCTTGCCAATGTACCCGCCTCTCCAGATGAGGCCTAAGGATAACCAAAGAATAATCACATAGACCACAAATCAAGCCTTGGCAATCTTGATTGCTTTGTTAGATCTCAGGTTTatagtttttttaattcattctcACAGTTAATATGCTTAACTTAAAAGACGCATCCGCTATGGCAATTTGTTTGTCTGACTGTTTTAAACTCATTTGGCACAGATGTGGAGATAAATGACAGATAATTGAAAAACACTTATTGAATCAACTTTCCACCACTagtattttatttaataaatatatCTGATTACATGGgcaaattttcattttttatttttcacgcTGACATGAACTTAGAGCGAGTTTCCCACCGACCTGCAGCATCAATGTTTAACCTCCAGCCAGCCATCTGCTTTAATAAATCGCTGATATTCATAGCAAATGTCATGTAAAGTACGTCATCATGTAAacccttttttttattcctaGGTTGAGTATAATTTGTTGCAACCATTTTGTCCCAAAAATTGCTTAAAGAAAATGTATCCATTATTAATAATCTTATTGATTGATTATACACTATACAtttttaatggaaaaaaaatcataggtATTCAACATTTTTCTTTAATGTATTCAATAATTGCAGAGTTAATTAAACAGAAatgattgaattattttatttctaaTAATGAATGATACTAGTAGCTGCAAGACCCTTTTTGGTGATGTCATTGCCACTTATTTTATCCGCAGTGCTGTTTACATGACGCACAAGTTCATTTTCACAGTTCAGCTCCCTTTGGTGAGCTCGTCCAATTAACCGCGTTTGTCTCTCCAAGGGAAACTGGCAGGAAGGCTGCGCAGTCAGTAATTAGTCTTGGCTCTCCCCAGGACATGACAGCTGTATTAGCACACGGGGGAGCCATCGGGGACGCGACTTAAAGCTGAActcaaatacataaaaataaggTCACCAACCTGTTTGAAACTGAGAAGCAAATGGCAAACAGTTCATACGCActtctaaaaaaacaaacatgcacaAATGACCATTAATGATAATTAATGATATCCATCTATCTGACGATAGAGATCATGTTCATGACTTCTCACAATAATTGAATGTGTTTGCCTTTCATTTAAAATCAATAGAGGGTTCACCCAGCTCTTTCACCATGAGTCATCTCAGGAGAGCCTCAGGGGTTATGTCAGGTCAACACCTCAGCTTTGTACTTGTGAGAATTTAGTAGTGCTTCATACAAAAATTAATGCACTGTAAACTTAAAAAAATGGACAAAGGAAAGTTCCAATAATAATccttaaattaaaataatacacattttttgatgtatttcacCCTATTTTTTTCCGTGAGCATAGCCAACAGGTATTTTTGCGCCTGTAAGTcaggatgaaaaaaataatatattaggaTAAAAGAGTTAGAAAAATGATATAAAAACGAAGTAAGGTGTGTTGACTTTAACTCATATAGTCTCTTCTTTATCGTACTGTAAGTCTTCCAACTGAGTGACATTTCGTTCCACTGTGATGGCCCGCTGTGCCATGCCACGGCACAAACAACAACTCTATGAAATGTCATGCAGTCACTGCATTCAACTGTCCACAGGCAGGAATAAATCTCAAATACATAGTAGCACATAAATATTCAATATTGGATTTTTTCAACTGTAAAATCCTATACATGAATCCAACGTAATTTATAATAAAGGCTGCCAGCGGTCTCAATAAGCTGGAAGCGAAACTGTGCTGCTGTGCATGCATCACTATAACAACAATGCTACATCACAGCTACTATTTCTTTTGTACCACTAACACATTGGAAGACTGTAATGCAGAAAATGGCATATTAATATTCTTCCTCGGATAGCAAGTGTAAACCCCATGTAAATTGTATGTAAACTTTAGCGTGTTGCATTTATCCCCCTTAATTTCCTTTACTCACACAAAAGAAGCAAATGTCTGGCAAATACTCCAGTGTTATGTATACATCATCGTGAGGTCTTGCAGGCTGATTTCCACGCTCTGCTTGTGCTGATTCTGCACAGTTAGCGAGATCCCAGCCTCTGCATCACAATATTTTACTCCATAGGCCTAATAATCATGCAGCCTGAACCTCCGTCAGGCCAGCCATTGCTGCTGTCTAATCTATATTCATGAACACTGTAGAGCCTTATAAATATGCTTATTTCAATAGAAAACTCATGATTAAATGCAATGTGAAGTCAGGCATTTCCTGTCAGTGTTCAGGATAACAGAAAGCTCTGGTGGACCTTGACAGCCCCGCActggaaaaacaacaataatattGTTCACTTTTTTCCCCCGTTTGACAGTGGTAATCACAATTGAAACTTGTGTTGCGTTCACTGACTTCTGGCAGCCAGATGCTCCACGTTGCAGCTCACCCATGGGGGTAAAAAAGCAGCTCAATTTATGCAAACCCCACGTGGCCCTGTAGTTATAAATAAAGCCTCAACTTGATGCTTCGCTGTTGCCTGGTGAACGTGAACGCGCTCTCTCTCGTCCGTCCAGTGAGGAGCGAGGGTGTCGTGGACGCGCCGGCTTGTGCGTGTGCGTATGTGCGTGTTTTGGAGGAAAAGAAGGAGGaggcagcgtgtgtgtgtgtgtatgtatgtgtgagcGGGAGCAAAGACTCTGCAGTGTCTTGGCAGCTGCATTCTACTGTAGTGCATCTCCCATCGCCCGTGATGCCTTCACGGCCAAAGGCTTCCTCTTCCCCCGCGTCCACTATTGAAGACGCGAAGATGAACTCGCCTGCAAACTGAGCCCGACACTGGTCAGCTCGGACTATCTCCCctcgtccttccttcctttctcttTTCCTTTTCATTCTCGCTCGCATCCATTCATCCAAGCGTCGCCCAGCTCATTTGAATGGAAGATGGCGAGGGGCGGGTGGTGCTTCAGCGACGTCCGCTTGGTATCTCTGCAGATCATCTTGATGCTCGGCAGCGCGGCGTGGCCTGGTTCCGATGGGCTCACCTTCCCTCAGCAGTACACGTAAGCCGTGGAGCAACTTTGGGGCTTGTCCGCCTCCTTGGCACAAAACACAAGCCTAAGGATGTTATGTAATGTGTTCTGTTGATtacagcagtgtgtgtgtgtgtgcgcgtgcttacgtgcgtgtgcatgtgccgAAGTGTGAGACTGGTCTTGCATTTGAAACATTCAATTATAAGCACTTTATATGCATTTCCATCACTTGTGCTTAAAAACATCATATTCACATTTCAAGCTTATGTCATTCAAGTGAGAGGCAAAGTAAAGGACAATTGTTTTTCCATTATTGGACTTGTTGGTGTTTTTGTGCATCCGTATCTGAAGGTTGGTTATAGTTTGACCCAGCAGATTGGTTTGCAAATTGGATTTGGCCAGGTTGAAGAGCTGTGGTTGCtattttggagtttttttttgtgtgtgtactgaAGTTCAAGTGGTGGAATGTGACCATGAAAATTGTGTGAATGCGTCTATGAGCGAGactgtgattttttaaaatttatttatttattttttttacaacatagTACAGTCTCATTTTTGTTAGAgaagaacaaaaatatttgttgcaCTTGTCCTCATCAGGATGAGCAGAAACTTAGACAGAATGACAGAATCGGGATATACGCTGTTGTCAGACGTTGAAGAAAATGCACTTTATCTTCTTTCTGCTTGTTGGTTTACGGCCGACATCACTAACATGGTGCCCATGAGGAACTTACAAGCCCCCAAAGGCCCACTTGAGTTGTCTGCTGGCCCATTCTCAAAATAGCTCTATGAAAAGCGTCTACAtttctttgtgtcattactgtgCCACTTACATGTACCTGCAATCTACATCCAACTTTTTTCTTGCAATTGCCTTTGAATGAAACTTACATTAGTGTCAATATAGAAATGTCAATACAATGCAATttgagcaaattttaaaagtgtgtaCCAAACTAGTAGCCTTTCACATTTATCTGAACCCCTTTACAACAGTAAGACCCCCAAAAAACATGCGGGCTCCTAAAAGCTCTTAAATGCGACCTCTGTAAATATGTGTGCTTCTTAAGTGTGTAAGCAACGTGAGCATTTTCCTTCCTTCTTCACACCGATGCTGTGCTTTAAACTTATAACCTTTTACCTCTCGCTGGTCCAGTACAGCTGGTCCTCAACTTGAGCattaacccccccctccccttctagTGGTCTGCAATCAGGCTCTTCTGAGGGACAAAATCCAGATGGTCCACTCATCTCCTGACCTGTCTCAATTGGACAGTAAGGGCATGTTTGTAATTCTAGCTTCGGAGCCCCGGAGTGTGTTGATTTCATGATCAATTGAATTATTTCAAATAGGTGCACTTCTCA contains the following coding sequences:
- the LOC125977114 gene encoding aminoacylase-1A; amino-acid sequence: MLPDKDGPGVAGRQICPEGEEPSVSLFREYLRLRTVHPEPDYDSALRFLDRIAGELGLPIKKIEVCPGKVVSILTWQGTNPNLKSILLNSHTDVVPVFQEHWKYDAFSAFKDADGNIYGRGSQDMKCVSIQYIQAVRQLKAEGQKFVRTVHLMFVPDEEVGGEKGMETFVKHPEFQKLNIGFALDEGLANPGNAFTVFYGERNPWWITIHCPGNPGHGSRFVENTAAEKLRCIINSFLAFREKEKHRLNTSQCFTLGDVTTVNMTMVKGGVAYNVIPAEMDVSFDLRIPPTVNLQEFEKVIQGWCKEAGDGITYDFAQKHMDQNITSTHESDPWWSAFSQACKEMDWTLQKEIFPAATDSRFIRAVGIPAIGFSPMNHTPILLHDHNEFLNERVFLKGIDVYKKLIPALANVPASPDEA
- the abhd14a gene encoding protein ABHD14A; this encodes MSCSVFPCFGRSNSKMMFLRNRMVILGMVLLATLLLYLLLPSIRQGNMEPSLNAQRFGLLATSPPPLPNVNVSVRTGHLPGDPPLFFREALPIDGAGRQILPRLQVVLLHGQAFTSKTWEELGTMALLATNGYQALAMDLPGYGKSPDSETLKTDQSRVDLLSRFMESLGVRAAVLVSPSMSGHYSIPFLMKNSGQLRGFVPIAPVGTRSYTPQQYQNIQTPTLIVFGALDTNLGAQSHKNLAQLPHHTVLKLDEARHACYMDKPREFHQGLIEFLGNLK